Proteins encoded together in one Streptomyces sp. B1I3 window:
- a CDS encoding MOSC domain-containing protein gives MAGRITAVSRNGTYSFSKPNRESVTLLVGLGVEGDVHAGETIRHQFRMSYEPDLPNLRQVHLMHEELFDELALKGFAVSAGQLGENITTRGVDLLGLPTGALLHLGEEAVLEVTGLRNPCAKINDFRKGLLGEVFALDPVSGDFTFKSGIMAVVRRGGPVRPRDPIEIELPPTPHRPLERV, from the coding sequence ATGGCCGGCCGGATCACGGCAGTGAGCCGCAACGGGACGTACTCGTTCAGCAAACCGAATCGCGAGTCCGTCACCCTGCTCGTCGGCCTCGGGGTCGAGGGGGATGTCCACGCGGGTGAGACGATCCGCCATCAGTTCCGCATGAGCTACGAGCCGGACCTGCCCAACCTGCGCCAGGTCCACCTGATGCATGAGGAACTCTTCGACGAGCTCGCGCTCAAGGGCTTCGCGGTCTCCGCGGGCCAGCTCGGGGAGAACATCACCACGCGTGGCGTGGACCTGCTCGGCCTCCCCACCGGTGCCCTGCTGCACCTCGGCGAGGAGGCGGTGCTCGAGGTGACGGGGCTGCGCAACCCGTGCGCGAAGATCAACGACTTCCGCAAGGGTCTGCTCGGCGAGGTCTTCGCCCTGGATCCCGTCTCGGGAGACTTCACCTTCAAGTCCGGGATCATGGCCGTGGTCCGCCGTGGTGGACCCGTTCGCCCGCGCGACCCCATCGAGATCGAACTTCCGCCCACCCCCCACCGCCCGCTGGAGCGCGTCTGA
- a CDS encoding glycoside hydrolase family 6 protein gives MSTRGTIMHGLRRRLAAVSALAMGAALAVAIPTPASAAARVDNPYVGAKAYVNTDWSAKAAAEPGGAAIADTPSFVWMDRIAAIEGSATAKSLRQHLDTALDQGANLFQVVIYDLPGRDCAALASNGELGPTELGRYKSEYIDPISDILADPAYASLRIVTIIEPDSLPNIVTNAGGTAGSTDACATMKANGNYEKGIGYALHTLGAIPNVYNYIDAAHHGWLGWDTNMGPAATEFKKAATSEGATVADVSGFIVNTANYSALKEPNFKITDSVNGTTVRQSKWIDWNYYADELSFAQALRTKLVAEGFNSNIGMLIDTARNGWGGSQRPTAAGPLTSVDTYVNGGRVDRRIHAGNWCNQSGAGIGERPTTAPEPGIDAYVWAKPPGESDGNSAPVENDEGKGFDRMCDPTYTGNGRNGNSMTGALPNSPLAGHWFSAQFQELVRNAYPAIDGNGGGGNGDTQAPSAPTGVTTTAKTSSSVSLSWTASTDNTGVTGYDVFRNGVKVGSSATTSYTDSGLTASTAYSYTVKAKDAAGNVSAASSALSVTTSAGGGTGTGTLKVQYKNTDSSATDNQIRMGLQLVNTGSTAVNLSTVKLRYWFTPEAGASTFGTACDWAVVGCGTLTHGVKTAGSAAGASHYLEVGFGSGTLAAGASTGEMQLRVNKSDWSNFNEADDYSRSTGTSYADAAKIGVYVAGALSWGTAP, from the coding sequence ATGAGTACCAGAGGCACCATCATGCACGGGCTGCGCCGGAGGCTGGCCGCAGTCTCCGCCCTGGCCATGGGCGCGGCGCTGGCCGTCGCCATCCCCACACCCGCCTCGGCGGCGGCACGGGTCGACAACCCCTACGTGGGCGCCAAGGCATACGTGAATACTGACTGGTCCGCCAAGGCGGCGGCCGAACCGGGCGGCGCCGCCATCGCCGACACGCCGTCCTTCGTCTGGATGGACCGCATCGCGGCCATCGAGGGCTCGGCCACGGCGAAGAGCCTGCGGCAGCACCTCGACACGGCACTGGACCAGGGTGCGAACCTGTTCCAGGTCGTCATCTACGACCTGCCGGGACGGGACTGCGCCGCACTGGCGTCCAACGGTGAGCTCGGCCCCACCGAGCTCGGCCGCTACAAGAGCGAGTACATCGACCCGATCTCCGACATCCTCGCCGACCCGGCGTACGCGAGCCTGCGCATCGTCACGATCATCGAGCCCGACTCGCTGCCCAACATAGTCACCAACGCGGGCGGCACAGCAGGTTCGACCGACGCCTGCGCGACGATGAAGGCGAATGGCAACTACGAGAAGGGTATCGGCTACGCGCTGCACACTCTCGGCGCCATTCCCAACGTCTACAACTACATCGACGCCGCCCACCACGGCTGGCTGGGCTGGGACACCAACATGGGCCCGGCCGCAACGGAGTTCAAGAAGGCGGCCACGTCCGAGGGCGCGACGGTCGCCGACGTCTCGGGCTTCATCGTGAACACGGCCAACTACTCGGCGCTCAAGGAGCCGAACTTCAAGATCACCGACTCCGTGAACGGCACCACGGTGCGCCAGTCCAAGTGGATCGACTGGAACTACTACGCCGATGAGCTGTCGTTCGCCCAGGCGCTGCGCACCAAGCTGGTGGCCGAAGGGTTCAACTCCAACATCGGCATGCTGATCGACACGGCCCGCAACGGCTGGGGCGGCTCCCAGCGGCCCACCGCCGCCGGTCCGCTGACCAGCGTGGACACCTACGTGAACGGCGGCCGGGTCGACCGGCGCATCCACGCGGGCAACTGGTGCAACCAGAGCGGCGCCGGCATCGGCGAGCGTCCCACCACCGCCCCGGAGCCCGGTATCGACGCGTACGTCTGGGCCAAGCCCCCGGGTGAGTCGGACGGCAACAGCGCCCCCGTCGAGAACGACGAGGGCAAGGGCTTCGACCGGATGTGCGACCCGACGTACACCGGTAACGGCCGGAACGGCAACAGCATGACCGGCGCACTGCCGAACTCCCCGCTCGCGGGTCACTGGTTCTCCGCGCAGTTCCAGGAGCTGGTGCGCAACGCCTACCCGGCGATCGACGGCAACGGCGGCGGTGGCAACGGCGACACCCAGGCGCCGTCCGCCCCGACCGGCGTGACCACGACGGCGAAGACCAGCAGCAGCGTCTCGCTGTCCTGGACGGCGTCGACCGACAACACCGGCGTGACCGGCTATGACGTGTTCCGCAACGGAGTGAAGGTGGGCTCCTCCGCCACGACCTCGTACACCGACTCGGGCCTGACGGCCTCGACCGCCTACAGCTACACGGTCAAGGCCAAGGACGCCGCCGGTAACGTCTCGGCGGCCTCCAGCGCCCTCTCGGTCACCACGTCCGCGGGCGGCGGCACCGGAACGGGCACGCTCAAGGTCCAGTACAAGAACACCGACTCCTCCGCGACCGACAACCAGATCCGGATGGGTCTGCAGCTGGTCAACACCGGCAGCACCGCGGTGAACCTGTCCACCGTGAAGCTGCGCTACTGGTTCACCCCTGAGGCCGGGGCCTCCACCTTCGGCACCGCGTGCGACTGGGCGGTCGTCGGCTGCGGGACCCTGACGCACGGGGTGAAGACCGCCGGTTCGGCAGCCGGTGCCAGCCACTACCTCGAGGTCGGCTTCGGCAGCGGCACCCTCGCCGCCGGCGCCTCCACCGGTGAGATGCAGCTCCGGGTGAACAAGAGCGACTGGTCCAACTTCAACGAGGCGGACGACTACAGCCGTTCGACCGGCACGTCGTACGCCGACGCGGCGAAGATCGGCGTGTACGTGGCAGGCGCGCTCTCCTGGGGCACCGCCCCTTGA
- a CDS encoding sugar O-acetyltransferase: protein MTHAREGEVRARIAKGLVYTESEAAFQAPQRRTDQIFEYNHTPPGEAEKRRSLLVAIFGSVGERTVLLPPFHAGFGSNVHIGDDFFGNVNLTFVDDVDIRIGNGVMIAPSVTLSTTGHPVHPSRRADFGRFSEPITIEDKVWIGSNVVVLPGVRIGYGAVVGAGSVVSRSIPAMTVAVGTPCRVVRSITDEDLTTRAAGDQRQER from the coding sequence GTGACGCATGCGCGCGAGGGAGAAGTCCGGGCGCGGATAGCCAAGGGGCTGGTCTACACCGAGTCGGAAGCGGCCTTCCAGGCCCCGCAGCGCCGAACCGATCAGATCTTCGAGTACAACCACACGCCACCGGGTGAAGCGGAGAAGCGCCGATCGCTGCTCGTAGCGATCTTCGGATCAGTCGGTGAGCGCACGGTGTTGCTGCCGCCGTTCCACGCCGGGTTCGGCAGCAACGTCCACATCGGCGACGACTTCTTCGGAAACGTGAACCTCACGTTCGTCGACGACGTGGACATCCGCATAGGCAACGGGGTCATGATCGCGCCCAGCGTGACACTGTCCACGACCGGACACCCGGTGCATCCCTCGCGACGGGCTGACTTCGGACGGTTCTCGGAACCGATCACGATCGAGGACAAGGTCTGGATCGGCAGCAACGTCGTGGTCCTGCCCGGCGTTCGTATCGGATACGGGGCGGTCGTCGGCGCCGGCAGTGTTGTCAGCCGCAGCATTCCCGCGATGACCGTCGCGGTCGGCACCCCCTGCCGGGTGGTTCGCTCCATCACGGACGAGGACCTCACCACGCGTGCCGCCGGAGATCAGCGCCAGGAGCGTTAG
- a CDS encoding MFS transporter, with amino-acid sequence MPSASSVGSDSGHRVPSSLWRDADFRRLWVGQTASQLGEHASLVVLPLFAVLTLSASAGQLGVLRAVGQAPVLLLSLFVGAWVDRWRTRTTMVLTDVGRALALGAAAVAGLFGWLGLPGLLLLAFVTGALSVFFDVAYQVSLVRLVERDQLVQGNSALEGSRSAAQIGGPALGGALVSLLSMPVAAVSSALFFALSFLSIRQIRRSESIPERADHRPRVWRRIHEGLRFVAGNTALRTVCLAAAAFQFSFAAMMTGYLLFLPRELHLSGTATGLALAATGPGALLGSMLAARLPNRFGYGPVLVSAAVLGDGVFLCVPALRGSSAMTIPVLLAINFVFGIFSQLVNVTIMAVRQASTPDWIQGRAAATITFVGMGMAPIGSLIGGLLAEQWGLRTSLLVTAACMMLSPVVMALSSLARLGRVLPSSRDAPLKAAHPKAHVLARRDTDTDHDRSAETHT; translated from the coding sequence GTGCCATCCGCTTCCTCCGTAGGATCCGACTCCGGTCACCGTGTTCCGTCAAGCCTGTGGCGGGACGCCGACTTCCGCCGGCTCTGGGTGGGCCAGACGGCCTCCCAACTCGGTGAACACGCAAGTCTGGTGGTCCTTCCGCTCTTTGCCGTCCTGACACTCAGCGCCAGCGCCGGCCAGTTGGGCGTCCTCCGCGCGGTGGGGCAGGCGCCGGTCCTGTTGCTCTCGCTCTTCGTCGGCGCGTGGGTGGACCGGTGGCGGACCCGCACGACGATGGTCCTCACGGACGTCGGTCGGGCCCTGGCCCTGGGCGCCGCCGCAGTAGCCGGCCTCTTCGGCTGGCTCGGCTTGCCCGGCCTGCTTCTGCTCGCCTTCGTCACCGGGGCCTTGTCCGTGTTCTTCGACGTGGCGTACCAGGTGTCTCTCGTACGACTGGTGGAACGGGACCAACTGGTGCAGGGGAACAGTGCGCTGGAGGGCAGCCGGTCCGCAGCGCAGATCGGCGGTCCCGCTCTGGGTGGTGCGTTGGTGTCCCTGTTGTCGATGCCGGTCGCTGCCGTCTCCAGCGCGCTGTTTTTCGCACTGTCGTTCCTGTCGATCCGGCAGATCCGCCGGTCCGAATCGATCCCGGAGCGCGCGGACCACCGCCCTCGGGTCTGGCGACGGATTCACGAGGGTTTACGTTTCGTCGCCGGCAATACCGCGCTGCGGACCGTGTGTCTGGCCGCGGCCGCCTTCCAGTTCTCCTTCGCGGCCATGATGACCGGCTATCTGCTCTTCCTGCCACGGGAACTGCACCTGTCCGGCACCGCCACCGGGCTGGCACTCGCGGCAACAGGACCGGGGGCGTTGCTGGGCTCCATGCTGGCCGCCCGCCTGCCTAACCGGTTCGGGTACGGCCCTGTACTCGTGTCCGCGGCTGTACTCGGCGACGGCGTGTTCCTGTGTGTACCCGCGCTGCGTGGCTCCTCTGCGATGACGATCCCCGTGCTCCTAGCGATCAACTTCGTGTTCGGCATTTTCAGCCAGTTGGTGAATGTCACGATCATGGCCGTCCGGCAGGCCTCGACTCCGGACTGGATACAGGGCCGTGCGGCTGCCACGATCACGTTCGTCGGCATGGGTATGGCCCCGATCGGGTCTCTGATCGGCGGATTACTCGCGGAGCAGTGGGGGTTGCGCACCAGCCTCCTCGTAACGGCCGCATGCATGATGCTGTCCCCAGTGGTGATGGCTCTGTCCTCGCTCGCACGCCTGGGACGGGTGCTTCCGTCATCGCGCGACGCTCCGCTGAAGGCCGCCCACCCCAAGGCCCACGTACTGGCCCGGCGCGATACTGATACAGATCATGACAGATCTGCTGAAACCCATACGTGA
- a CDS encoding pyridoxamine 5'-phosphate oxidase family protein, protein MGKTHERIDGRLRTFIEQQPIFFTATAPLDGDGTVNLSPKGLKGSFAVLDEERVAYLDFAGSTAETIAHLRENGRITVMWCAFQGPPNIVRVHGRGEPVFRDDPRFKTLLAHFPGIDPALHGLRAIIVVTAELVRDSCGYAVPFMAYDEDRDLHGKRFSREDDASLSAYFTKKEHIAQSIDGLPGLPLPLPPGDF, encoded by the coding sequence ATGGGAAAGACTCACGAACGAATCGACGGCCGGTTGCGCACCTTCATAGAGCAGCAGCCGATATTCTTCACCGCGACCGCCCCGCTGGACGGCGACGGCACGGTCAACCTCTCCCCCAAGGGCCTCAAGGGCTCCTTCGCGGTGCTCGACGAGGAGCGGGTCGCCTATCTCGACTTCGCCGGCAGCACTGCCGAGACCATTGCGCACCTGAGGGAGAACGGCCGGATCACGGTGATGTGGTGCGCCTTCCAGGGGCCGCCCAACATCGTTCGGGTACACGGCCGGGGCGAGCCCGTCTTCCGTGACGACCCGCGCTTCAAGACACTGCTCGCACACTTCCCGGGCATCGACCCGGCCCTGCACGGGCTGCGCGCGATCATCGTGGTGACGGCCGAACTCGTCCGTGACTCCTGCGGATACGCGGTGCCCTTCATGGCGTACGACGAAGATCGCGACCTGCACGGCAAGCGCTTCTCGCGAGAGGACGACGCCTCGCTGAGCGCCTACTTCACCAAGAAGGAGCACATCGCACAGAGCATCGACGGCCTGCCCGGGCTGCCTCTTCCGCTGCCGCCCGGTGACTTCTGA
- a CDS encoding DUF5133 domain-containing protein — MLTPGPQDLRVALARYADARIEDARHSTDATVRAVENATYTLCVMTGTREISQALHVADTMLGLRPADSSGGRRLAGPQQDDRLQAA, encoded by the coding sequence GTGCTGACACCCGGTCCTCAGGACCTGCGAGTAGCTCTGGCACGCTACGCCGACGCCCGCATCGAGGACGCGCGCCATTCCACGGATGCCACGGTCCGAGCGGTCGAGAACGCCACCTACACCCTGTGCGTCATGACCGGCACCCGGGAGATCTCCCAGGCGTTGCACGTGGCCGACACCATGCTCGGCCTGCGACCCGCGGACTCCTCGGGCGGCCGCCGCCTGGCGGGTCCCCAGCAGGACGACCGCCTTCAGGCCGCCTGA
- a CDS encoding alpha/beta hydrolase, translating into MAAYVIIPGIDGSDDRHWQSLWENQWGASAVRIVPTSWSRPDLQDWVAAVQAAYEIASRRDSEVVLVAHSLGCWAAAHWLNQAEPDGVTAFLVAPPDLHGPAFPREAASTFLELAVRPLPCRSLMVASDDDPYCDPTTSASIAHGWQAQQPLIGSHGHINSDSDLGDWQVGRELLRTLVDR; encoded by the coding sequence GTGGCCGCGTACGTCATCATCCCCGGCATCGATGGTTCGGATGACAGGCACTGGCAGAGCCTGTGGGAGAACCAGTGGGGAGCCTCAGCGGTCCGGATCGTACCCACCTCGTGGAGCAGGCCGGACCTGCAGGACTGGGTCGCCGCGGTCCAGGCGGCCTACGAGATCGCTTCCCGGCGTGACAGTGAGGTGGTTCTGGTGGCTCACAGTCTGGGCTGCTGGGCGGCTGCGCACTGGTTGAACCAGGCGGAACCCGACGGGGTTACCGCGTTCCTGGTCGCGCCGCCCGATCTCCATGGACCGGCGTTCCCGCGCGAGGCCGCATCAACGTTCCTGGAGTTGGCCGTTCGCCCCCTGCCATGCCGGAGCCTGATGGTCGCCAGCGACGACGACCCCTACTGCGACCCGACGACGTCCGCCTCAATCGCGCACGGATGGCAGGCACAACAGCCCCTCATCGGAAGCCACGGACATATCAATTCAGACAGCGACCTCGGCGACTGGCAGGTCGGCCGGGAACTCCTTCGCACGCTCGTCGACCGCTGA
- a CDS encoding toxin Doc, with protein MILHIDVPWLLDVQEQAVPEDVSVADYSALVAAVARHKTRIPRPTTADPDPAWRAAALLHTVVCLQPLPYRNSLYACQVAAAYMHASGDGIDPPYGAMVDLVRDIQADKANVYQAAERIRRWRI; from the coding sequence ATGATCCTCCACATCGACGTCCCCTGGCTCCTGGACGTCCAGGAGCAGGCTGTCCCCGAAGACGTCAGCGTCGCCGACTACTCCGCCCTCGTCGCCGCCGTCGCCCGCCACAAGACCCGCATCCCCCGACCCACCACTGCCGACCCCGACCCCGCCTGGCGCGCCGCCGCACTCCTGCACACCGTGGTGTGCCTGCAGCCGCTGCCCTATCGCAACAGCCTCTACGCGTGCCAGGTGGCCGCTGCCTACATGCACGCCTCCGGCGACGGCATCGACCCCCCGTACGGCGCCATGGTCGATCTCGTCCGGGACATCCAGGCTGACAAGGCAAACGTCTACCAGGCTGCCGAGCGCATCCGACGCTGGCGCATCTGA
- a CDS encoding glycoside hydrolase family 48 protein — MLAVGMAQGTAVAKPASPAAGTGARAAAADDPYTQAFLTQYGKIKASANGYFSPEGLPYHSVETLMVEAPDHGHQTTSEAVSFWMWLEAAYGRVTGNWAPFNAAWAVAEKTIIPQHADQSTAGSYNPSAPATYAPEHPLPSGYPSALDGTVKVGTDPLATELAASYGTMDVYGMHWLMDLDNVYGYGNKPGTGGESGPGAGASFINSYQRGAQESVWETVPQPTTDLFKYGGPNGYLDLFVDDASYAKQWKYTNAPDADARAVQAAYWAYRWASAQGKAGEVAASVAKAAKMGDYLRYAMFDKYFKRVGDCTDPASCPAATGRDSQHYLLSWYYAWGGAAAGSGGGWAWRIGDGASHQGYQNPLSAWALSNVPALTPKSATARGDWSKSLTRQLEFLTWLQSSEGAFAGGCTNSWEGRYSKPPAGTPTFYGMAYDWQPVYHDPPSNNWFGFQAWGMERLAAYYHETGNATAKAVLSKWVAWASSETTVGADGSFRFPSTLNWTGKPDTWNPASPGGNAGLHVTVVDYANDVGVGAAYVKTLTYYAAKSGDEDAAALAKALLDAMALNATDKGISVPETRRDYNRFNDEVYIPAGWSGTMPNGDSIAPGSTFIDIRSWYKDDPDWPKVQAYLDGGAAPTFTYHRFWAQAALALAFAIYAELLVEGGGGPGGDTEAPTAPAGLTVTATTSSSVSLSWSAATDNVAVTGYDVYRNGVLAGNATTRTFTDTNLAAATGYSYAVAARDASGNTSALSAAVTATTKSGGSTGTGAVKVRYRNSDSSPGDNQIRLGLQVLNTGSAPIDLSTVKVRYWFTSDGGPSTFSTYCDYAALGSSTITHSVSAVSSPKTGADRYLEVGFTGGAGTLAGGASTGEIQLRLNKSNWSNFNESDDYSRATNTAYADASKIGAYVAGTLAWGIEP, encoded by the coding sequence GCCTTCCTCACCCAGTACGGCAAGATCAAAGCGTCCGCCAACGGCTACTTCAGTCCGGAGGGTCTGCCCTACCACTCGGTCGAGACCCTGATGGTCGAGGCCCCCGACCACGGCCACCAGACCACATCGGAGGCCGTCAGCTTCTGGATGTGGCTGGAGGCCGCGTACGGCAGGGTGACCGGGAACTGGGCGCCCTTCAACGCTGCCTGGGCTGTCGCTGAGAAGACCATCATTCCCCAGCACGCGGACCAGTCGACCGCCGGCTCCTACAACCCGTCGGCTCCCGCGACCTACGCCCCGGAGCATCCGCTGCCCAGCGGCTACCCCTCCGCCCTGGACGGCACGGTCAAGGTCGGCACGGACCCGCTCGCCACCGAACTCGCCGCGTCCTACGGGACGATGGACGTCTACGGCATGCACTGGTTGATGGACCTGGACAACGTCTACGGCTACGGCAACAAGCCGGGCACCGGTGGCGAGTCAGGGCCGGGCGCCGGGGCCTCTTTCATCAACTCCTACCAGCGCGGTGCGCAGGAATCGGTGTGGGAGACGGTCCCGCAGCCCACCACGGACCTGTTCAAGTACGGCGGTCCCAACGGATATCTGGATCTGTTCGTCGACGACGCCAGTTACGCCAAGCAGTGGAAGTACACCAACGCGCCGGACGCCGATGCCCGCGCGGTGCAGGCTGCCTACTGGGCGTACCGCTGGGCCTCCGCCCAGGGCAAGGCCGGCGAGGTCGCGGCCTCGGTCGCGAAGGCCGCCAAGATGGGCGACTACCTCCGCTATGCCATGTTCGACAAGTACTTCAAGCGGGTCGGCGACTGCACCGACCCCGCCTCCTGCCCGGCCGCCACGGGCCGTGACTCCCAGCACTACCTGCTGTCCTGGTACTACGCCTGGGGCGGCGCCGCAGCGGGCAGCGGCGGCGGCTGGGCCTGGCGCATCGGTGACGGTGCCTCCCACCAGGGCTACCAGAACCCGCTGTCGGCCTGGGCGCTTTCCAACGTGCCGGCGCTGACCCCCAAGTCGGCGACGGCCAGGGGCGACTGGTCCAAGAGCCTGACCCGGCAGCTGGAGTTCCTGACCTGGCTGCAGTCCAGCGAGGGTGCCTTCGCGGGCGGCTGCACCAACAGCTGGGAGGGCAGGTACAGCAAGCCTCCGGCCGGAACGCCCACCTTCTACGGCATGGCCTACGACTGGCAGCCGGTCTACCACGACCCGCCGAGCAACAACTGGTTCGGCTTCCAGGCCTGGGGCATGGAGCGCCTCGCCGCGTACTACCACGAAACAGGCAACGCGACCGCCAAGGCGGTGCTGTCCAAGTGGGTCGCCTGGGCCTCGTCCGAGACGACGGTGGGCGCCGACGGCAGCTTCCGCTTCCCGTCCACGCTCAACTGGACGGGGAAACCCGACACCTGGAACCCGGCGTCCCCCGGTGGCAACGCGGGTCTGCACGTCACGGTCGTGGACTACGCCAACGACGTCGGTGTGGGCGCCGCGTACGTCAAGACGCTCACCTACTACGCCGCCAAGTCGGGTGACGAGGATGCCGCGGCGCTGGCCAAGGCGCTGCTGGACGCGATGGCGCTGAACGCCACCGACAAGGGCATCTCGGTGCCGGAGACCAGGAGGGACTACAACCGCTTCAACGACGAGGTGTACATCCCGGCCGGGTGGTCGGGGACGATGCCGAACGGCGACAGCATCGCGCCGGGTTCGACGTTCATCGACATCCGCAGCTGGTACAAGGACGACCCGGACTGGCCGAAGGTGCAGGCCTACCTGGACGGCGGCGCGGCCCCCACGTTCACGTACCACCGGTTCTGGGCGCAGGCCGCCCTCGCGCTGGCCTTCGCCATCTACGCGGAGCTGCTGGTGGAGGGCGGCGGGGGCCCGGGTGGGGACACCGAGGCGCCGACGGCCCCGGCCGGCCTCACCGTGACCGCGACGACCAGCAGCAGCGTGTCGCTCTCCTGGTCGGCCGCCACCGACAACGTCGCCGTGACCGGCTACGACGTCTACCGCAACGGGGTGCTGGCGGGGAACGCCACCACCCGGACGTTCACCGACACGAACCTCGCGGCGGCGACCGGGTACAGCTACGCGGTCGCGGCACGGGACGCGAGCGGCAACACCTCGGCGCTTTCGGCCGCGGTCACCGCCACCACGAAGAGCGGTGGCTCCACGGGCACCGGCGCGGTGAAGGTCCGGTACAGGAACAGCGACTCGTCCCCCGGTGACAACCAGATCAGGCTGGGCCTGCAGGTGCTGAACACGGGCAGCGCCCCGATCGACCTGTCGACGGTCAAGGTGCGGTACTGGTTCACCTCCGACGGCGGCCCGAGCACCTTCAGCACCTACTGCGACTACGCCGCACTCGGTTCGTCCACCATCACCCATTCGGTGTCGGCCGTCTCCAGCCCGAAGACGGGTGCCGACCGCTATCTGGAGGTCGGCTTCACCGGCGGTGCCGGCACCTTGGCCGGCGGCGCGTCGACGGGTGAGATCCAGCTGCGGCTGAACAAGAGCAACTGGTCCAACTTCAACGAGAGCGACGACTACAGCCGCGCCACCAACACCGCGTACGCCGACGCCTCCAAGATCGGGGCCTACGTCGCCGGCACCCTCGCCTGGGGGATCGAGCCGTGA